Proteins from a single region of Bos indicus x Bos taurus breed Angus x Brahman F1 hybrid chromosome 29, Bos_hybrid_MaternalHap_v2.0, whole genome shotgun sequence:
- the LOC113885818 gene encoding olfactory receptor 4D5 → MTTANHSQVTGFVLLGLSQVWELRLFFFIVFSVVYLMTVTGNLLIVAVVTSDPRLHTTMYFLLGNLSFLDFCYSSIMAPRMLADLLSRKPVISFGGCLTQLFFFHFIGGIKIFLLTVMAYDRYVAISQPLRYMLIMNRTVCGLLVAASWVGGFIHSIAQVGLTAQLPFCGPDKLDNFYCDVPQLIKLACTDTFVLELLMVSNNGLVTLMCFLVLLGSYTALLVMLRSHSREGRSKALSTCASHIAVVTLIFVPCLYIYARPFRTFPMDKVVSVLYTMVTPMLNPAIYTLRNKEVIIAMKKLWRRQKDLLDPLEH, encoded by the coding sequence ATGACCACAGCGAACCATTCCCAGGTGACAGGTTTTGTCCTCCTGGGGCTCTCTCAGGTATGGGAGCTCcggcttttcttctttattgtctTCTCAGTTGTGTATCTTATGACTGTGACTGGAAATCTCCTGATTGTGGCCGTAGTGACCTCTGACCCACGCCTGCATACAACCATGTACTTTCTCTTAGGCAATCTTTCTTTCCTGGACTTTTGCTACTCGTCCATCATGGCACCGAGGATGCTGGCTGACTTGCTCTCGCGGAAGCCTGTCATTTCCTTTGGTGGCTGCCTGACTCAGCTCTTCTTCTTCCACTTCATCGGAGGCATCAAGATCTTCCTGCTGACGGTCATGGCATATGACCGCTATGTTGCCATTTCCCAGCCCCTGCGCTATATGCTTATCATGAATCGGACAGTCTGTGGGCTCCTCGTGGCGGCCTCCTGGGTGGGGGGCTTCATCCACTCCATTGCACAGGTTGGACTGACTGCCCAGTTGCCATTTTGTGGGCCTGACAAGCTGGACAACTTTTACTGTGATGTGCCTCAGCTGATCAAGTTGGCCTGCACAGACACCTTTGTCTTAGAGCTTCTGATGGTGTCTAACAATGGTCTGGTGACCTTGATGTGTTTTCTGGTGCTCTTGGGATCCTACACAGCACTGCTAGTCATGCTCCGAAGCCACTCGCGGGAGGGCCGTAGCAAAGCCCTGTCCACCTGTGCCTCCCATATTGCTGTGGTCACCTTAATCTTCGTGCCTTGTCTCTATATCTATGCACGGCCATTTCGGACATTCCCCATGGACAAGGTGGTCTCTGTGCTGTACACAATGGTCACTCCCATGCTGAATCCTGCCATCTATACCCTGAGAAACAAAGAAGTGATCATAGCCATGAAGAAGCTGTGGAGGAGGCAAAAGGACCTTCTGGATCCCCTGGAGCACTGA
- the LOC113886441 gene encoding olfactory receptor 8B3-like gives MAPGNGSFVTAFILVGLTDQLDLQVPLFFLFLLMYMVTVIGNLSLIILIGIHSHLHTPMYFFLLNLSFTDLCYSSVFTPKMLIDFLSKENIISYMGCMTQFYFFCFFVVSECYVLTSMSYDRYVAICKPLLYNTAMSPKVCFSLMLGSYLMAFSGAMAHTGCMLRLTFCDANTINHYFCDIHPLLQLSCTSTYVTELVVFIMACINIIVPSLTIFVSYGLILSSILHIKSTEGRSRAFSTCSSHIIAVSLFFGSGAFVYLKSSSTGSLDEGKISSVFYTNVVPMMNPLIYSLRNKDVKSALRKTLRRRKY, from the coding sequence ATGGCTCCCGGGAATGGGTCTTTCGTGACTGCATTCATCCTGGTGGGGTTAACAGATCAACTGGATCTCCAAGTTCCcttgtttttcctgtttctatTAATGTATATGGTCACTGTGATAGGAAATTTGAGCCTGATAATCTTAATTGGGATACATTCACATCtacacacccccatgtactttttcctcctTAACTTGTCCTTCACAGACCTCTGTTACTCTTCAGTATTTACACCCAAAATGCTGATAGATTTCTTATCGAAGGAGAATATTATCTCTTACATGGGGTGCATGACTCAGTTCTacttcttctgtttttttgttgtttctgaatGCTATGTGCTGACATCAAtgtcctatgaccgctatgtggccatctgtaagccaTTATTATATAATACTGCCATGTCCCCTAAAGTGTGTTTCAGCCTTATGCTTGGTTCCTACTTGATGGCATTTTCTGGTGCCATGGCTCACACTGGATGCATGCTGAGACTGACCTTCTGTGATGCAAACACCATCAACCATTATTTCTGTGACATCCACCCTCTGCTTCAGCTCTCCTGCACAAGTACCTATGTCACTGAGCTGGTAGTTTTCATCATGGCGTGCATCAACATCATTGTGCCCAGTCtcaccatctttgtctcttatgGTCTCATCCTGTCCAGCATCCTCCACATCAAGTCCACGGAGGGCAGGTCCAGAGCCTTCAGCACCTGCAGTTCCCACATCATTgctgtttctctcttctttgggTCTGGGGCATTTGTGTATCTCAAATCATCTTCTACTGGATCTTTGGATGAGGGAAAAATCTCTTCTGTCTTTTATACCAATGTGGTTCCCATGATGAACCCCTTAATTTACAGTCTGAGGAACAAAGATGTTAAAAGTGCTCTGAGAAAAACCCTGAGGAGAAGAAAGTATTGA